One genomic region from Cyanobacteria bacterium GSL.Bin1 encodes:
- a CDS encoding DUF882 domain-containing protein: MRNILRGLIQLTGRANYRACGQALNLPLETNPELVVKDPYTNAAVAGWYWDSRNINVAADAGDFERVTRLINGGLNGYRDRVQFWQRAKQVLNNSTPKVTINSNGNIPSSWQTVNWQDLSAKVSKYFTVQEVTNGDTRRIPQRDDIKQNIFTLAQKLDQIREAWGSPILVTSWYRPPAINRAVGGATNSQHLYGKAVDIKPSQGNLYDFQHWLDTVAWANHALGYGAPRGFVHLDLRPGRIRWNY, encoded by the coding sequence ATTCGTAACATTTTGAGAGGGCTGATTCAATTAACGGGAAGAGCCAACTATCGCGCTTGCGGTCAGGCTTTAAATTTACCCTTAGAAACCAATCCTGAGTTAGTCGTTAAAGATCCTTACACCAATGCAGCGGTTGCAGGTTGGTATTGGGATAGTCGCAATATTAATGTGGCAGCCGATGCGGGAGATTTTGAACGAGTCACTCGTTTAATTAATGGGGGCTTAAATGGATATCGCGATCGCGTTCAGTTTTGGCAACGAGCAAAGCAAGTTCTCAATAATTCTACTCCCAAGGTGACGATCAATTCCAATGGGAATATTCCCAGTAGTTGGCAAACCGTCAATTGGCAAGACTTGAGTGCCAAAGTGTCTAAATATTTCACGGTTCAAGAAGTAACCAATGGTGATACACGGCGCATTCCGCAACGGGATGACATTAAACAAAATATCTTCACCCTTGCCCAAAAATTAGACCAAATTCGTGAAGCCTGGGGATCCCCGATTTTAGTGACCTCTTGGTATCGTCCGCCTGCCATTAACCGCGCCGTTGGCGGTGCCACCAATTCCCAGCACCTCTATGGGAAAGCGGTTGATATTAAACCCAGTCAAGGCAATCTTTATGATTTTCAGCATTGGTTAGATACCGTGGCTTGGGCCAATCATGCTTTAGGTTATGGTGCGCCGAGAGGTTTTGTTCACCTCGATTTACGCCCCGGAAGAATTCGTTGGAATTACTAA